Sequence from the uncultured Flavobacterium sp. genome:
CCTAACGGAGTATTTTATTTAACAACCGGGAAAACGGCAGAAATTTCCACAACTGAAAAATTTAAAAATAACGGAAAAATAGAATATGCAACGCAATCCGGACCAATGTTGGTTATTGATGGTGAAATTCATCCTGATTTTAAGAAAGGTTCAACTAATTTAAATATTAGAAATGGAGTAGGTATTTTGCCGGATGGAAAAGTAGTATTTGTGCTTTCTAAAAAAGAGATCAATTTCTATGATTTTGCTAATTATTTTAAAAGTTTGAGATGTAAAAATGCCTTGTATCTCGATGGATTTGTGTCAAGAGCTTATGTTCCGTCGGAAGATTGGATTCAGACTGACGGAAATTTTGGCGTATTATTTGCAGTAAGTGAGAAAAAGAAAAAGTAAATTAATTAGAGTTAATGTGTTAATCATGTTGGAATTACACAAGAAAAACATTTTTAGAAATAAATTACTTTGATTAATTCTTTTTAAATTCGAATAATATCTAAATACAAGAAGATGCAAGATTTAGGAATAACAAGTGAGGAAAGAACCAGAAAACTAATTCTAGGTTTACTTTTGGATGGAATAGGAATGTTAACTTATTCTGTTTTTGGATTTGCAGAATTTGGAGATATAATTTGGGCGCCAATTGCGGCTTTTATTATGACCAGAATGTATAAAGGTCGAGTAGGGAAAGTGGCAGGTATTTTGACTTTTGTTGAAGAGATATTACCTTTTACAGATATAATTCCGTCGTTTACATTAACGTGGATTTATACGTATTACTTTCAGAAATCTGGTAGAGATATTTAGTTTTTGAAAAGAAATCCGAGTCCCATATTTTTAAGCATTTTCTTTTCGAAATTCCAAAAGAAACGGAATTGTCCAAAAATGCTTCCTATTATAACTAGTAAAACCTGATAAATAGGGAAAATAATCAATAAACGAATTAAAGTAAACCAACCGCCAAAGTCTTCTTTGGTAATGCCAAGCCATACACAAAAAGGTTTAGACAAATACGCAGATGCCGATCCAGTAATGGCAAAAACGATAAGAATGATAATGGCTTGTACATTTGAGGTAATTCCCCAACGTTTCTTTAATCTATTCATGCTTTATTTATAACAATTACAAATATAGCAAGATTATCGCATTGGAACGTAACCGGCGAGCTTTTGTTTGTATGTATTTTGAAAATAAATCATATAATTATAAATCAAGTAATTTACTTCATATCCGTAATGAATTTCAGGTCGGTAATCAATGGTCATTTCGTATAAATTTGGATTGTAACGTTGTGGTTGTAAAGCTCTGATATTCCATTCCGTTACATACAGCCTATTTTTAATTTCAAGATAAGATAACGAATAATAATTTCTTGGAAGTGCTGTTGAAGCCAGCCACGTGCTAAAACCATTGTCAATAATAATAACTTCGTATTCAAGAGAATCATTCGCAATTCGTACAGTATCATTTACAGCAACTTTTGGAGTTGCTACAGGATTTGTTGCGCTAATATTTTTTGATGCAGTTGAACAAGCAATTATCGTAAACAGAAGAACTAATATGGAAAAGCATTTTTTCATGACTTTTATTTTCAATACTTTAAAATTACAATTAAATTTCAGAATAGGCTGTTAAGATTGTTATAATCTAATTTTTCGAGGTTTAAAATTCGACAATAAAAAAGCCATTTGCAGAAGCAAACAGCCTTTAATATTTTGCAGTATTCTAAAAAGCTTAGAGACTTAGAGCCTCAGAAACTCAGAACCTTTTATTTACTTCCAAACAATTTTCCAATAAATCCGGCTATTCCACCTTTTGTTTTTGTTACTACAAGAACATCGGCTACATCTACTTTTCCGTCAGCATTTTGATCTAAACCAAATTGCATTCCGTATTTAGAAATCGTATCCATAATTCCCGAGGCTTGTCCGCCATTTCCTGAGATAGCACCAATAATATCCGAAATATTGAAACTGCTGTCGTTAGGATCTTTGGCTTTGTTTACTAATGAACCTAAAATCTGCGGAATCATGCTTGCTGCAACACCAGAAGAAGCCTCGCTGCTTAATCCAAATTTTTCTCCAAGATTTCCTGTCACTTGTTGTGTTATTTTTTGCACAACCGGATTAGAACTGTCTATCGATGATGTTCCGCTAAATAAACTTGCAAGTTGTTCACCACCACCTTCTGAGGCGATTTTTTGCAATCCTGCAAAAATTGAAGAACTCGTTTCGCTTATTACAGCTTCATTGTGCTCATTTGGGATAGCAGAATTGTTTACTACGGCATCGCCTCCGTATTGTTGTACTAATTGTGTTAATTGTTCAAACATGATTTTTAGATTTAGATTAAACGACAAAATTACAAAAAAAAGAAAGGGATTTACTACAAAATTGTAGTAAATCCCTCTAAAGTTAATCTATTTTTTAATTACTTAGCTCAACAAAGTAATAATTTGTGAAGCTAATTCTGTTCCAATTCTGTCTTGTGCTTCTCCAGTTGCAGCTCCAATGTGTGGAGTCAATGAAATTTTAGTGTGCATTAAGATTGCCATTTCAGGTTTTGGTTCGCTTTCGAAAACATCTAAACCAGCAAAAGCAACTTTTCCTGAGTCTAAAGCTTTTACTAAAGCAACTTCGTCAATAACACCACCACGAGCACAGTTTACGATTCCAACACCATCTTTCATGATCGCCAATTCTTTCTCTCCAATGATGTAACCATCCTGAGCAGGAACGTGCAATGTAATGAAATCAGCTTCTTTAAATAAAGATTCTAGTGATTGAGAAACAATTGTAGTTGTGATAGATTGTCCGTCAAAAAACTCAACTTTTACATCTACAGACGGAATAAAACTATCTGCAGCGATAACTTTCATACCTAAACCAAGAGCCATTTTTGCAGTAGCTTGTCCAATACGACCAATACCAACAATACCTAAAGTTTTACCTCTTAATTCAGTTCCGTTTGCGTAAGCTTTTTTCAAACCATCAAAGTTTGAATCCCCTTCAAGAGGCATATTTCTGTTAGAATCATGCAAGAAACGAACACCAGAAAACAAGTGACCAAAAACCAATTCAGCAACAGATTCTGATGATGAAGCCGGAGTATTAATTACATGAATTCCTTTGCTTTTTGCGTATTCAACATCGATATTATCCATACCAACACCACCGCGACCAATAATTTTTAATCCTGGGCAAGCATCGATAATATCTTTACGTACTTTAGTTGCAGAACGCACTAAAACAACGTCAACATTATTTTCATTCACAAAATTAGCTACTTGTTCCTGAGCTACTTTTGTAGTTATAACTTCAAATCCACCTTTTTCTAAGGCTAGAATT
This genomic interval carries:
- a CDS encoding phosphodiester glycosidase family protein, with the protein product MKLKFGILGLAIVVLAIFVNAKLYTQDQFVVYKVDLKKQDLKLYWKNEAGQNFGSILNLKNWTEKNNSSLSFAMNGGMYKKDNSPQGLYIEKKKVLSPLDTTKAEGNFYLKPNGVFYLTTGKTAEISTTEKFKNNGKIEYATQSGPMLVIDGEIHPDFKKGSTNLNIRNGVGILPDGKVVFVLSKKEINFYDFANYFKSLRCKNALYLDGFVSRAYVPSEDWIQTDGNFGVLFAVSEKKKK
- a CDS encoding diacylglyceryl transferase, with the protein product MNRLKKRWGITSNVQAIIILIVFAITGSASAYLSKPFCVWLGITKEDFGGWFTLIRLLIIFPIYQVLLVIIGSIFGQFRFFWNFEKKMLKNMGLGFLFKN
- a CDS encoding DUF6146 family protein; this encodes MKKCFSILVLLFTIIACSTASKNISATNPVATPKVAVNDTVRIANDSLEYEVIIIDNGFSTWLASTALPRNYYSLSYLEIKNRLYVTEWNIRALQPQRYNPNLYEMTIDYRPEIHYGYEVNYLIYNYMIYFQNTYKQKLAGYVPMR
- a CDS encoding D-2-hydroxyacid dehydrogenase — encoded protein: MKVLANDGISKSGILALEKGGFEVITTKVAQEQVANFVNENNVDVVLVRSATKVRKDIIDACPGLKIIGRGGVGMDNIDVEYAKSKGIHVINTPASSSESVAELVFGHLFSGVRFLHDSNRNMPLEGDSNFDGLKKAYANGTELRGKTLGIVGIGRIGQATAKMALGLGMKVIAADSFIPSVDVKVEFFDGQSITTTIVSQSLESLFKEADFITLHVPAQDGYIIGEKELAIMKDGVGIVNCARGGVIDEVALVKALDSGKVAFAGLDVFESEPKPEMAILMHTKISLTPHIGAATGEAQDRIGTELASQIITLLS